ATAAACTGTGGCACGGTTGCTGATATACCCCTCGATACTATGGGACAGGGCATCCACCGCAGTATTGGCAGTGATACTCCATGGTAGGTTCAGCATATATCTGCCATCAAGGAAGGCTAGGGTTGGAAACAGCTTCTCCCCGGCAATGGACATCTTGGTTTCTGCCCAATCCACCGTCAATACGGCATAGGGAGTTACCTCACTGCCGGTACCGGCAGTGGTGGGAACTGCTACCGTTGGCAGAGGTTCATTGGTCCATTTCTTGGCCATTAAATCCTGCTGGCTTATCTCGTTAATCGCCATGACAGCTATGGCTTTGGCAGCATCCAGGGGACTGCCCCCGCCGATACCAACGATGAAATCAGCTCCCATTTCCTTAGCCCGCTGCCCCCCTCGTAATACGGTGGCAAGGCTGGGGTTTTGTTCTACCTCATTAAATATTTGATATTCAATTCCTTCTTTATGTAGGGCAGTAGTCATGTCCTCCAGGGAACCATTCTTTTTAGAAGAACTACCTCCGGTGACAATCAAGGCTCTCTTACCTAAGGCCGCCAGTTCACTGCTGTTTTGTTCTAGGCAGCCCTGGCCAAAGAATAACTTGGTGGGACAGTAAAAATTGAATTGCATAGGATACCCTCCTGTATCAGTAAAGTAATCAGTACTTGTTCCCTATTTTATCACCTATTTCCTTAAATTTTTCAACTCATAACATGATTTATCAAGCCAAAGGAGCAGTTTTTTGATACACCACAGTAGAGTCTAATATCATGCAATACTCGATTCTATGACCATGGCTCCACCCTCAACCGCCGAGCAAATCGCCGCAATATCTGCGTAAACCGTTCTCCAAAAAATAGGTAAAACATGCTATTGCCTATTGCATGCATGGCATCAATGGAAAAGCTGGCTGCATAAGTAGCCAAAAAGGTTTGCCACGTGTGGGGATATACAAACCCCAGCCAATGCCAAAGATTCATAATCCAACCATATAGGAAACCCCAACTAAAAAGAAACAAAACCATTGCCCAACGCTGTATATGAGGAAATACTTTGGACAGAAAACTGCCTGAGGCTCCAGCCAACCCCCAGGCCAGCATCTGCCAGGGAGTCCATGGACCCTGTCCCAGGAAGAAGTTGGAGACCAATGCTGCAGAAGCACCCACCATGAATCCGGCCCGTAGACCGAAAACATACCCGCTTAAAACCGTCAAAAAGGTGACAGGCTGAATGCCAGGCAAAAAAGAAAAGGGGACCCTGCTGGCAGCAGCAAGGGCTCCCAAGGCGGCAATTATAGCCAGTTCCCGGGAGGAAGCCTGCTTTTGTTCAAAGGCTATAAACAACAAGGCCAAGATCAAAAAGGCCACACCCAGACCCAGCAATCCCCAGTTTTGCCCTCCAGCTACCTGGTTACTGAAGCTACCAGCGGTTATCCATAAAATCGCTGCCACAGCCAGCCCTAGTGCCCATCTCCCCCATTTTTTACGTCTAAACAGTTTTCCTTCTCCCACTTATAATCCCCCTGCCTTTACTCCGCAACAATTCCCACCGGGCCAACGCTTCTTCTACCGTAAGAAGGGGATTGGTAAATCCCTGGCTCAACCTGCCCAATTGGGTGGTATAAAAAATTCCATTGCCCATTACATCCAAGGTTGACCCCTTACGGACAAGCCTGCCCCGATGAAGCACAGCCACATGGGAAGCAGTCCGGGCTGCAAATTCTATATCATGGGTAATCATGATAACGGCAGCACCGCCTTGAGTGTATTCTCGAAGTCGCATGGTCAACTCTTCTTTCAAGCGCACATCCATGCCCCGGGTCGGTTCGTCCAGCAATAAAAGATCCGGACGGGTAACCAGTACCGATGCAAGGGCAACCCTCTGGCGCTGACCACCGCTTAAGTCCCGGGGATGACAATGTCGGTACTCGTCTAAGTGAAAACCTTGCAGCAATTGCTCCACAATGCCATCGTCTGGCAATCCATATTGTTTCAAGCTAAAAGCAATTTCTTCTTGTACCGTATCCTGAAGCAAGTAGTCATTGGGGTTCTGGGCCAGATAGGCCAGACGCCCCGGTCTCCCTACTAGGCCATGTTTCTTGTGGCCTTTATCAACCACAGTAATACAGCCCCGACCCGGTTTCAATAACCCGGCGATCAGTTTGAGTAAGGTGGATTTCCCGGCCCCATTGGCACCCAAGATCACGAGCAATTCCCCCGGAAAAATTTTCAGACTCAAATCCTTAACGGCCTCATGACCGTCAGGATAAGCATACCACAGCCGGTCCAAGGACACCGACGGTTCTCGCCTTGGTTCCTGATCAGTCCTATGTACAGTTTCTGACAGGATGGGACCACTTATTTTCCTCTGTTCTGTAGTCCGAGAAAGACCCCGGCGAACCCCTTCC
This genomic interval from Desulforamulus reducens MI-1 contains the following:
- a CDS encoding iron-containing alcohol dehydrogenase family protein translates to MQFNFYCPTKLFFGQGCLEQNSSELAALGKRALIVTGGSSSKKNGSLEDMTTALHKEGIEYQIFNEVEQNPSLATVLRGGQRAKEMGADFIVGIGGGSPLDAAKAIAVMAINEISQQDLMAKKWTNEPLPTVAVPTTAGTGSEVTPYAVLTVDWAETKMSIAGEKLFPTLAFLDGRYMLNLPWSITANTAVDALSHSIEGYISNRATVYSDLLALESIRILGQLLRTINPDSISLAEREELLYASTLAGIVIAQTGTSVVHALGYPLTYYKDLPHGLANGVTTKAALEFMAQDAPDRVKQVIKAMGCHDLAEVGNLFNKVLPAVDIKLTAEEQARFVEKTLQAKNLTNCPRRPEEKDIYEMLRRSNLVELV
- a CDS encoding ECF transporter S component, which codes for MGEGKLFRRKKWGRWALGLAVAAILWITAGSFSNQVAGGQNWGLLGLGVAFLILALLFIAFEQKQASSRELAIIAALGALAAASRVPFSFLPGIQPVTFLTVLSGYVFGLRAGFMVGASAALVSNFFLGQGPWTPWQMLAWGLAGASGSFLSKVFPHIQRWAMVLFLFSWGFLYGWIMNLWHWLGFVYPHTWQTFLATYAASFSIDAMHAIGNSMFYLFFGERFTQILRRFARRLRVEPWS
- a CDS encoding ABC transporter ATP-binding protein gives rise to the protein MAIFTIKNLMYCYPDSQQPALDQINLNIEEGEFVLVLGGSGSGKSSLARALAGLIPRFYGGRFGGQLTYRNQSIPQMEPGQMAREVGIVFQDPEKQLVMTNVEAELAFGLENLGMPEEEMGWRMAEVMDFLNLSSLTHKAVQQLSGGEKQRLVLGAVLAMRPRVLILDEPTSQLDPVAAEEILAFLRRLNEEMGMTIILVEQRLERCFHLADRVLYMEKGQVRFNDPPDRMAEWAVERGVPFLPPVATFFARIGIKPLPITIAAGRKFMGQFMDRQKELSGQEGVRRGLSRTTEQRKISGPILSETVHRTDQEPRREPSVSLDRLWYAYPDGHEAVKDLSLKIFPGELLVILGANGAGKSTLLKLIAGLLKPGRGCITVVDKGHKKHGLVGRPGRLAYLAQNPNDYLLQDTVQEEIAFSLKQYGLPDDGIVEQLLQGFHLDEYRHCHPRDLSGGQRQRVALASVLVTRPDLLLLDEPTRGMDVRLKEELTMRLREYTQGGAAVIMITHDIEFAARTASHVAVLHRGRLVRKGSTLDVMGNGIFYTTQLGRLSQGFTNPLLTVEEALARWELLRSKGRGIISGRRKTV